In Amphiura filiformis chromosome 2, Afil_fr2py, whole genome shotgun sequence, one DNA window encodes the following:
- the LOC140139018 gene encoding uncharacterized protein produces the protein MASQSYATDKLTTDPTPKYKKKLVGILSRLVSEEKIPKVKYKKLYPTAENVPRLYCTPKNHKQGAPLRPIVDYTATIGYETSRWLADILGPMVGKSIHHAVNSKQLAEEMVNVVIEEGDILNSHDVVSLFTCTPIHKVLEIVRERLSKGGLKDYNKTQGFNLAPEDVVELLDFILSTTYFTFRDKIYRQRFGAAMGSPVSPLAANIFMEYLEEAAIATAPITCKPKLWKRYVDDILEIVNKDAVPQLTEHLNKIDDTDSIKFTYEQEKDGQIPFLDTLIFRRDDGTIKLLVYRKATHTDQYLNFNSHHPLHQKLGVIRTLMDRKNRIITEESDKEAEDTTIKKALHTCGYPPWSIDKVTQQMDTPKQKKNKKKDDTIKSKGMVVIPYVEGFQNALQEHLRTIISRQP, from the exons ATGGCATCCCAATCCTATGCAACAGATAAG TTGACTACCGACCCAACACCAAAGTACAAGAAGAAGTTAGTGGGTATCCTGTCTAGGTTGGTTAGCGAGGAGAAGATACCAAAGGTTAAATATAAGAAGCTTTATCCAACTGCAGAGAATGTCCCCAGACTCTACTGTACCCCAAAAAATCACAAGCAAGGGGCACCGCTTAGACCAATTGTGGACTACACGGCTACCATAGGCTATGAAACATCGAGATGGTTGGCCGACATACTGGGTCCCATGGTGGGTAAGTCCATCCATCATGCTGTTAACTCCAAGCAATTGGCCGAGGAGATGGTGAACGTAGTCATTGAGGAAGGCGATATATTGAACTCGCATGACGTGGTTTCTCTCTTCACTTGTACCCCTATCCATAAAGTGTTGGAAATTGTCAGAGAGAGGCTTAGCAAAGGTGGCTTGAAGGATTATAACAAAACTCAAGGGTTCAACCTGGCGCCTGAGGATGTTGTTGAATTGTTGGACTTTATACTATCTACCACGTATTTCACATTCAGAGATAAGATCTATAGACAACGTTTCGGCGCAGCAATGGGCAGCCCTGTCTCACCTCTCGCAGCCAATATTTTTATGGAGTACTTGGAAGAGGCGGCCATTGCAACAGCTCCCATTACCTGTAAGCCAAAGTTGTGGAAGCGCTATGTCGATGACATACTGGAGATCGTAAATAAGGATGCAGTGCCACAGTTAACTGAACATCTCAATAAGATTGATGACACAGACTCCATCAAGTTTACGTATGAGCAAGAGAAGGATGGTCAAATACCATTTCTAGACACCTTAATTTTTCGTCGTGATGATGGTACCATCAAGTTACTGGTGTACCGCAAAGCCACACATACCGACCAGTATCTCAATTTCAACTCTCACCATCCTTTACATCAGAAATTGGGAGTCATTCGCACCTTAATGGACAGGAAGAACAGGATCATCACAGAAGAGAGTGACAAAGAAGCAGAAGATACTACCATCAAGAAAGCGCTCCATACTTGCGGCTATCCTCCATGGAGCATAGACAAGGTGACTCAACAAATGGATACTCCCAAAcagaagaagaacaaaaagaaagacGACACCATCAAGTCCAAAGGCATGGTTGTAATCCCATACGTAGAGGGGTTTCAGAACGCATTGCAAGAACATTTAAGAACTATAATATCTCGTCAGCCATGA